A genomic window from Peromyscus maniculatus bairdii isolate BWxNUB_F1_BW_parent chromosome 1, HU_Pman_BW_mat_3.1, whole genome shotgun sequence includes:
- the Ovch2 gene encoding ovochymase-2 — protein MPISKDKLILILGMVCLEQGNSATLSSIRAPNCGQSLVKPQSQNYFSLFSRIVGGSQVERGSYPWQVSLKQKQKHICGGTIISSQWVITAAHCMAKRNIALTLNVTAGEHDLSQAEPGEQTLAIETIIIHPQFSTRKPMNYDIALLKMVGTFQFGQFVRPVCLPEPGEHFKAGFVCTTAGWGRLAEGGSLPQVLQQVNLPILTQEECEAALLTLRNPVTGKTFLCTGSPDGGKDACQGDSGGSLMCQNRKGAWTLAGVTSWGLGCGRGWRNNSRKKEQGSPGIFTDLSRVLPWIHEHIQTGNEAILQA, from the exons ATGCCTATAAGCAAAGATAAGCTGATTTTAATACTAGGAATGGTCTGTTTGGAACAAGGTAACTCTGCAACCCTTTCTTCCATCAGAG CTCCTAACTGTGGGCAGAGTCTGGTTAAACCGCAGTCTCAGAATTACTTTAGCCTTTTCAGTCGCATTGTTGGGGGAAGCCAAGTGGAAAGGGGTTCCTATCCTTGGCAG GTGTCtctgaaacaaaagcagaaacacatCTGTGGAGGAACTATCATCTCTTCACAGTGGGTCATCACAGCTGCTCACTGCATGGCTAAAAG AAACATTGCATTAACTTTGAATGTTACTGCTGGAGAACATGACCTGAGCCAAGCAGAGCCAGGAGAGCAAACACTAGCCATTGAAACCATCATCATACACCCGCAGTTCTCCACCAGAAAACCTATGAACTATGATATTGCTCTTCTGAAGATGGTTGGAACCTTCCAATTTG GCCAATTTGTGAGGCCTGTGTGTCTTCCAGAGCCAGGAGAACACTTTAAGGCTGGATTTGTTTGCACAACTGCGGGCTGGGGTCGATTGGCTGAAG GTGGCAGCCTCCCACAAGTCTTGCAGCAGGTGAACCTGCCAATTTTGACTCAGGAGGAATGTGAGGCAGCTCTGTTGACCTTAAGGAATCCTGTTACTGGGAAGACATTTCTCTGCACAGGATCCCCTGATGGAGGAAAAGATGCTTGTCAG ggAGACTCAGGAGGGTCACTCATGTGCCAGAACAGGAAAGGGGCCTGGACTCTAGCTGGCGTGACTTCTTGGGGTTTGGGCTGTGGTCGAGGCTGGAGAAACAATTCGAGGAAAAAAGAGCAAGGATCTCCTGGGATCTTCACAGATCTTAGCAGAGTGCTTCCCTGGATCCACGAACACATTCAGACTGGTAATGAAGCCATCCTGCAAGCTTAG
- the LOC102923760 gene encoding olfactory receptor 5P4-like, producing the protein METGNHTMVTEFIILGLTENPTLCSIFFVLFLGVYLTTVLGNASIIMLIRRSPQLHTPMYLFLSHLAFVDIGYSSSVTPVMIVSFLTGRTTIPVAGCIVQLGSDVVFGTAECFLLAVMAYDRYVAICSPLLYSTLMSPRVCFILLVISYVGGCVNSSSFTSCLLSLTFCGPNKVNHFFCDLPPLVELSCTHVYIAEMSPAISAGSIIVITLFIIIVSYLYILHSILRMRSTEGRRKAFSTCTSHLTAVTLFYGTVTFVYVIPESSHSPNQIKVVSVFYTVVIPMLNPLIYSLRNKEVKEAMRKLMARTHSSF; encoded by the coding sequence ATGGAAACTGGAAACCACACAATGGTAACAGAGTTCATTATTTTGGGGCTAACTGAGAACCCCACCCTTTGTTCAATCTTCTTTGTATTGTTCCTTGGGGTCTACCTCACCACTGTACTGGGCAATGCCAGCATAATCATGTTGATCAGAAGAAGCCCTCAGCTTCACACCCCCATGTACCTCTTCCTCAGCCACTTGGCCTTTGTGGACATTGGGTACTCCAGCTCAGTCACACCTGTCATGATTGTGAGTTTCCTGACAGGGAGAACCACCATCCCTGTGGCTGGCTGCATAGTCCAGCTTGGCTCTGATGTGGTCTTTGGAACTGCTGAGTGCTTCCTGCTGGCTGTCATGGCCTAtgatcgctatgtggccatctgctcACCCCTGCTCTACTCCACTCTCATGTCTCCCAGGGTCTGCTTCATCTTATTGGTTATTTCCTATGTGGGTGGATGTGTGAATTCTTCATCATTTACTAGCTGTTTGTTGAGCCTGACTTTCTGTGGACCAAATAAAGTCAACCATTTCTTCTGTGACCTCCCACCACTGGTGGAGCTTTCTTGTACTCATGTTTACATTGCTGAAATGTCTCCTGCCATCTCAGCAGGTTCCATCATAGTCATCACCCTATTCATCATCATTGTTTCGTACCTCTACATCCTTCACTCCATCCTCAGAATGCGCTCTACTGAGGGCAGGCGCAAGGCCTTCTCCACCTGCACCTCCCACCTCACTGCAGTCACTCTGTTCTATGGGacagttacatttgtttatgtcatACCAGAGTCAAGCCATTCACCCAACCAAATTAAAGTGGTGTCTGTGTTCTACACAGTGGTGATCCCCATGTTGAATCCCTTGATCTACAGTCTGAGGAACAAGGAGGTAAAAGAGGCCATGAGGAAATTGATGGCAAGAACACATTCCTCATTTTGA